Proteins from one Gloeocapsa sp. DLM2.Bin57 genomic window:
- a CDS encoding cryptochrome/photolyase family protein → MTIGIWVLGDQLWTNQAALTNCPTPSPVILIESQDYAQLRPYHRQKLVLVWSAMRHFGATLKAKGWEVTYAISDDFQTPLKSWLAQYQISELWVMQPSDRPFKTLIEGLSLECTLRWFPNNHFLWSQADFQEWANPRKRLLLEDFYRAGRKRFKILLDDQGKPLGGKWNYDQQNRKPPKTNLTTPKLTQFSPDEITQAVINKVKSLDFPLYGEVEPFCWGVTRDQALEVLENFITHCLANFGTYQDAMLTGEYTLWHSLLSPYLNLGLITPLEVIQRVEQAYYEQQYPLNSVEGFIRQVLGWREYLQGVYQFVAEDYFQLNWFNHSQPLPAFYWDSQLTQMNCLKQVLQQIEQTGYAHHIQRLMILSNFALIAGVSPLELEHWFHSVFIDAYDWVMQTNVLGMGQFADGGILASKPYAASANYIHKMSNYCDRCVYNYRHRTGESACPFNFFYWDFLDRHQQQLKSLGRMNLVLANLSKLDSQELAQMRYLARAI, encoded by the coding sequence ATGACCATTGGTATTTGGGTATTAGGAGACCAACTCTGGACAAATCAAGCAGCTTTAACTAATTGTCCCACACCTAGTCCAGTTATTCTAATTGAAAGTCAAGATTACGCGCAATTAAGACCCTATCACCGTCAAAAATTGGTACTAGTTTGGTCAGCTATGCGTCACTTTGGGGCAACTTTAAAAGCTAAAGGGTGGGAGGTTACCTACGCTATCAGTGATGACTTTCAAACCCCTTTAAAGAGTTGGTTAGCTCAGTATCAAATCAGCGAACTCTGGGTAATGCAGCCTAGCGATCGCCCCTTTAAAACTTTAATCGAGGGTTTATCCTTAGAATGTACCTTACGTTGGTTTCCTAATAATCATTTCTTGTGGAGTCAAGCAGATTTTCAAGAATGGGCTAATCCTCGCAAGAGATTATTGCTAGAAGATTTTTATCGAGCAGGACGTAAACGCTTTAAGATACTCTTAGATGATCAAGGTAAACCCTTGGGGGGAAAATGGAATTATGATCAACAAAATCGTAAACCTCCCAAAACTAATTTAACCACCCCTAAACTTACTCAATTCTCACCAGATGAAATTACCCAAGCAGTAATTAATAAGGTTAAGTCTCTAGATTTCCCTCTCTACGGAGAAGTTGAACCTTTCTGTTGGGGTGTGACTCGTGATCAAGCTTTAGAGGTATTAGAAAATTTTATTACCCACTGTTTAGCTAATTTCGGAACTTATCAAGACGCTATGCTAACAGGAGAATATACCCTCTGGCATAGTTTACTCTCTCCTTACCTGAATCTCGGTTTAATTACTCCTTTAGAAGTCATTCAAAGGGTAGAACAAGCTTATTATGAACAACAATATCCTCTCAATAGTGTTGAGGGTTTTATTCGTCAGGTTTTAGGATGGCGAGAATATCTGCAAGGAGTTTATCAATTTGTAGCAGAAGATTATTTTCAACTGAATTGGTTTAACCATAGCCAACCTCTACCAGCATTTTATTGGGATAGTCAATTAACCCAGATGAATTGTTTAAAACAAGTTTTGCAGCAAATTGAACAAACAGGTTATGCGCATCATATTCAACGTTTGATGATTCTGAGTAATTTTGCCCTTATTGCTGGTGTATCTCCTCTGGAGTTAGAACATTGGTTTCATAGCGTTTTTATCGATGCTTATGATTGGGTGATGCAGACAAATGTCTTGGGTATGGGACAATTTGCTGATGGCGGTATTTTGGCTTCTAAACCCTATGCAGCTTCAGCTAATTATATTCATAAAATGAGTAATTATTGCGATCGCTGTGTTTATAATTATCGTCATCGTACAGGTGAATCTGCTTGTCCTTTTAATTTCTTTTATTGGGATTTTCTCGATCGCCATCAACAACAACTTAAATCTTTAGGACGTATGAATCTAGTTTTAGCTAATCTTAGTAAATTAGACTCTCAAGAATTAGCTCAAATGCGTTATTTAGCGAGAGCAATTTAA
- a CDS encoding rhodanese-related sulfurtransferase, with the protein MKFVIASFYKFVSLPDFVSLKPSLLLKCQEEGIKGTILLAAEGINGTICGSSESISNILAFLRSDSRLADLPSLESSCDFVPFDRLKVRLKKEIVTIGIPEVDPTCCVGTYVKPQDWNKLISDRDVLLIDTRNDYEYELGTFRGAINPQTDAFGEFPDYIRSRLAENPNQKLALFCTGGIRCEKATSFLLAQGFKDVYHLEGGILRYLAEIPPTESLWEGECFVFDQRITLTHGLKLGHQVVAKPLAIGYNG; encoded by the coding sequence ATGAAATTTGTTATAGCCAGTTTTTATAAGTTCGTCAGTTTACCTGATTTCGTCTCTCTTAAACCCTCTTTGTTGTTAAAATGTCAGGAGGAAGGCATTAAAGGGACAATTCTGCTAGCTGCTGAGGGGATTAACGGGACTATTTGCGGATCTAGTGAGTCTATCAGCAATATTTTAGCCTTTTTGCGCTCAGATTCTCGTTTAGCTGATTTACCTAGTTTAGAATCTAGTTGTGATTTTGTCCCCTTTGACCGTCTCAAGGTTAGACTGAAAAAAGAAATCGTTACTATTGGTATCCCGGAAGTCGATCCTACCTGTTGTGTGGGAACTTATGTCAAACCTCAAGATTGGAATAAGTTAATTAGCGATCGCGATGTTTTACTAATCGATACTCGTAACGACTATGAATATGAATTAGGCACTTTTCGAGGTGCAATTAATCCTCAAACTGATGCTTTTGGAGAATTTCCCGACTATATACGTTCTCGTTTAGCCGAAAATCCTAACCAAAAACTCGCTTTATTTTGTACTGGTGGGATTCGGTGTGAAAAAGCTACCTCATTTTTACTCGCTCAAGGCTTTAAAGATGTATATCATCTAGAAGGAGGGATTCTACGTTATCTAGCGGAAATACCACCCACAGAAAGTCTCTGGGAGGGTGAATGTTTTGTTTTTGACCAAAGAATTACACTTACCCATGGATTAAAACTAGGTCATCAGGTAGTTGCTAAACCCTTAGCAATCGGATATAATGGTTAA
- a CDS encoding peptidase M48 produces MIKSIQQRLFWFLLLISLTLVLLLNQLSPGDAQTYNPSRYQTLAEADRFYQQGNLEKAREIQREVKPDFQHTENLIDAVIDTANLKPAAKVYWRIANEGIEQNLESKIFEPLRLLTETQPEFVPGQLLYADAYILYEQPDKALEILERVTSQYPELKEPLEKKIAVLVQQKQWLEAAIAARQFALSYPDDPEAAKYQQLADEYTKKYQANLKEEMIGLGIGNILLSTMVGNNYADANVISLLIQGEAQTGEIFAQQYKSQVTLVENPSQVEYVNNIGQKLAQLMGRNDFDYEFLIVEDPTPNAFALPGGKVFVHTGILELMHSEAELAGLLGHEIAHAVLSHTFQKIATGSLLQNFSQIVPVSDILVTLGNLEYSRDLEKQADILGTRAIASSGYAADGLHSVMGIFKQLDRENRTPRWLLTHPAPAERVEYLERMIESHGYNRYAYEGVEEYQGIFGSNNS; encoded by the coding sequence ATGATTAAATCGATTCAGCAAAGACTATTCTGGTTTTTGCTCCTGATCAGTTTAACCCTAGTCTTATTATTAAATCAACTTTCCCCAGGAGACGCCCAAACCTATAACCCCTCACGTTATCAAACCTTAGCAGAAGCAGATAGATTTTATCAACAGGGCAATCTCGAAAAAGCTAGAGAAATACAAAGAGAAGTTAAACCAGATTTTCAGCATACAGAAAACTTAATCGATGCAGTTATTGATACAGCTAATCTCAAACCAGCAGCTAAGGTATATTGGCGTATCGCTAACGAAGGAATAGAACAAAATCTAGAGAGCAAAATTTTTGAACCATTGAGATTATTAACGGAAACTCAACCAGAATTTGTGCCAGGTCAATTACTTTATGCTGATGCTTATATACTATATGAACAGCCAGATAAAGCCTTAGAGATTCTCGAAAGGGTTACCAGTCAATATCCCGAATTAAAAGAACCCCTAGAGAAAAAAATTGCAGTTTTGGTACAACAGAAACAATGGTTAGAAGCAGCGATCGCCGCGCGTCAATTCGCACTCAGTTATCCTGACGATCCAGAAGCTGCTAAATACCAACAATTAGCTGACGAATATACCAAAAAATATCAAGCCAATCTCAAAGAAGAAATGATCGGTTTAGGTATAGGTAATATCTTGTTATCTACGATGGTAGGGAATAACTATGCTGATGCCAATGTTATCTCTCTACTCATACAAGGAGAAGCCCAAACAGGAGAAATATTCGCTCAACAATATAAATCACAAGTAACCCTAGTAGAAAACCCTAGCCAAGTAGAATATGTCAATAACATCGGACAAAAATTAGCTCAGTTGATGGGTAGAAATGACTTTGACTATGAATTTTTGATCGTAGAAGATCCTACCCCCAATGCTTTTGCTTTACCTGGTGGTAAAGTTTTTGTCCATACAGGTATTTTGGAATTAATGCACTCAGAAGCAGAATTAGCAGGATTACTCGGTCACGAAATCGCCCATGCAGTCTTATCCCATACCTTCCAAAAAATAGCAACAGGCTCATTATTACAAAACTTTAGTCAAATAGTACCAGTAAGTGATATTTTGGTTACATTGGGTAACTTAGAATATAGTCGCGACTTAGAAAAACAAGCAGATATCCTCGGAACAAGAGCAATCGCTAGTAGTGGTTATGCAGCAGATGGTTTACATAGCGTTATGGGTATTTTTAAACAGTTAGATCGAGAAAATAGAACTCCTCGTTGGTTATTAACTCATCCCGCACCAGCAGAAAGAGTAGAATATCTCGAAAGAATGATTGAAAGCCATGGCTATAATCGCTACGCTTACGAAGGAGTAGAAGAATATCAGGGCATTTTTGGCTCTAATAATAGTTAA
- a CDS encoding serine/threonine protein kinase — translation MVFCLNPSCTNPDNPDTHKYCQGCGAVLADSTQEYLFRSRFQVIKKLGQGGFGRTYLAKDLDCRDRLCVIKKLLIQGNDVLIQRVKELFDREGEQLDKLQHSQIPKLIAYFAYQDGLYLVQEYIQGKNLYEEYQQQGRFSEEKIKELLLSILPVLQYIHSQQIIHRDIKPENIMRRDDGSLVLIDFGATKVVSETVPSQSVLIPSSPGYSPLEQQQGNAKAASDIYSLGATAIRLLTGCFVDDSNQDSLFDDYHNQWIWREYLEKSNLKINPQLEAILNKMVAVSLANRYQDVADILADFNNLSQAFNNSQINTQVVNIAPVSTSSPLIFNKKMLMLGVGIIFLTIGSLLFFFTRENPNQSEITTLAFPAEVNTFEDEELVVIIRKDSPSNYSYESRNKKTNQFLNLKESSCQNRQSEQDLECIWSNEGIKYQVLYNPNNPSEIRLLIYGSWGEDSNERTLKLSNTKPLW, via the coding sequence ATGGTATTTTGTCTAAATCCTAGTTGTACTAATCCCGATAATCCTGATACTCATAAGTATTGTCAGGGTTGTGGCGCTGTTTTGGCTGATAGTACTCAAGAATATTTGTTTCGTTCACGTTTTCAGGTGATTAAAAAACTAGGACAAGGGGGATTTGGCAGAACTTATTTAGCTAAAGATTTAGATTGTCGCGATCGCTTGTGCGTCATCAAAAAGTTATTAATTCAAGGTAATGATGTTTTAATCCAAAGAGTTAAAGAGTTATTCGACAGAGAAGGAGAACAATTAGATAAATTACAACATTCTCAAATCCCTAAGTTAATCGCTTATTTTGCTTATCAAGATGGACTTTATTTAGTCCAAGAATATATCCAGGGTAAAAATTTATACGAGGAATATCAGCAGCAGGGAAGATTTTCTGAAGAGAAAATTAAGGAGCTATTATTATCTATTCTTCCTGTCCTACAATATATTCATAGTCAACAAATTATCCATCGGGATATTAAACCTGAAAATATCATGCGTCGTGATGATGGCTCTTTAGTTTTAATCGATTTTGGCGCTACTAAGGTTGTTTCTGAAACTGTCCCGAGTCAATCTGTGCTTATTCCTTCTAGTCCTGGTTATAGTCCCTTAGAACAGCAACAGGGAAACGCAAAAGCAGCAAGTGATATTTATAGTTTAGGTGCTACTGCTATTCGTTTATTAACTGGTTGTTTTGTTGATGATTCTAATCAAGATTCTTTATTTGATGATTACCATAATCAGTGGATTTGGCGAGAATATTTAGAGAAAAGTAACCTTAAAATTAATCCTCAATTAGAAGCTATTCTTAATAAAATGGTAGCTGTTTCTTTGGCTAATCGTTATCAAGACGTTGCTGATATTTTAGCTGATTTCAATAATCTTTCTCAAGCATTTAATAATAGTCAAATAAACACCCAAGTGGTCAATATTGCTCCTGTATCTACATCTTCTCCACTTATTTTTAATAAAAAAATGTTAATGTTAGGAGTAGGAATAATCTTTTTAACAATTGGTAGCTTACTTTTTTTCTTCACTAGAGAAAATCCCAATCAATCAGAAATTACTACCTTAGCTTTTCCCGCAGAAGTTAATACATTTGAAGATGAGGAATTAGTAGTTATTATTCGTAAAGATAGTCCTAGTAATTATAGCTATGAAAGTCGTAATAAAAAAACCAACCAGTTTCTCAATCTAAAAGAATCTAGTTGTCAAAATAGGCAATCAGAGCAAGATTTAGAATGTATTTGGAGTAATGAAGGGATTAAATATCAGGTACTTTATAATCCCAATAATCCTAGTGAGATTAGGTTGTTAATTTATGGTTCTTGGGGAGAGGATTCTAACGAGAGAACCCTAAAATTATCTAATACCAAACCTTTATGGTAA
- a CDS encoding DUF3082 domain-containing protein, translating into MSEESSSQKVTPWRCLVGASLSGGLAIAFFAMLRAINSVFAAKPITSTNPIIINISITVRTLVSGLVALGGSVFGIVAIGLILLGIQLIIQKFTVKEEQ; encoded by the coding sequence ATGAGTGAAGAATCATCAAGTCAAAAAGTAACACCTTGGCGCTGTTTGGTTGGCGCAAGTTTATCGGGAGGATTGGCGATCGCCTTTTTCGCGATGTTGCGCGCGATTAACAGCGTTTTTGCCGCTAAACCTATAACTTCTACTAACCCTATTATTATTAATATCTCTATTACAGTAAGGACTCTGGTTTCAGGTTTAGTCGCATTAGGAGGGAGTGTCTTTGGGATAGTTGCTATTGGTTTAATTCTCTTAGGGATACAGTTAATTATCCAAAAATTTACCGTCAAAGAAGAACAATGA
- a CDS encoding RNA methyltransferase, whose product MITSIKNPLIKEIRKLHQSKTRHNRQEILLEGTNLLTAAVEVNYPLETVCYTQIWQEKHPQLWEKLSQQSKRVEIVTPEVIGAIATTVNPDGIVATATRQSLVKPPLTLNLGLTIERLQDPGNLGTIIRTAVATGVDGLWLSQGSVDLDHPKVLRASVGAWFKLPMGMTSSLADLIVNYQQQGMQVIATLPQAEKTYWDVDFTLPTIILVGNEGGGLSPELIAIAQEKVRIPQVEEVESLNAAIATALLLYEAQRQRR is encoded by the coding sequence ATGATTACTAGTATAAAAAATCCTTTGATTAAAGAGATTAGGAAACTACATCAGAGTAAAACGAGACACAATCGCCAAGAAATACTATTAGAAGGAACTAATCTTTTAACCGCAGCAGTCGAGGTAAACTATCCTCTAGAGACGGTATGTTATACCCAAATATGGCAAGAAAAACACCCCCAACTCTGGGAAAAACTATCTCAACAAAGTAAGAGAGTAGAAATAGTTACACCAGAAGTAATTGGGGCGATCGCTACTACAGTCAATCCCGATGGTATTGTCGCTACCGCAACTAGACAGTCTCTAGTGAAACCTCCCTTAACCCTTAATTTAGGTTTAACGATCGAAAGATTGCAAGATCCAGGTAATTTAGGTACGATCATCAGAACAGCAGTAGCAACGGGTGTAGATGGACTCTGGTTAAGTCAGGGTAGTGTAGATTTAGACCATCCTAAGGTATTGAGAGCTTCAGTAGGAGCTTGGTTTAAACTACCCATGGGAATGACTTCTAGTTTAGCTGATTTGATCGTTAATTATCAACAACAGGGAATGCAAGTTATTGCTACCTTACCCCAAGCTGAGAAAACTTATTGGGATGTAGATTTTACTTTACCGACAATTATTTTAGTTGGTAATGAAGGGGGAGGTTTATCACCAGAGTTAATCGCGATCGCCCAAGAGAAGGTAAGGATTCCCCAAGTTGAAGAGGTAGAGTCGTTAAACGCAGCGATCGCCACTGCTTTATTGTTA
- a CDS encoding tetratricopeptide repeat protein, with amino-acid sequence MALIIVKAMSSKIFRNALLTFAFCLLPRGSALVIILPQIPQAFTPNLAPVQKYYFSRKNIQVVNSRESLSGASLTLPYTLAQPTNYELTPPDIETIATTVTVKLLSSTPGSGVIIARQGNTYYVLTARHVVESILPGEEMAVLTHDGKEHQVNTNNIQKLPDYLDLALVEFSAEEDYQVVTISSYQYPLYQTRDYELGFQDNDHKPYVFVAGWAFNNPKLVFNPGILFDNSASAISNPDILNPEKVTQDFRGYELTYTNLTSPGMSGGPVLDSNGRLIAIHGRADGKEIDENDQIIREYLVEAGLSSFRIKVGLSAGIPVQTFLNWATTQPIKAMIKIENTPPPILDSSLINNSWQPNLEVTSQDNPLYWLELGNQYWRLNRFSEAIAAFDQAIKINNQLSLSWFAKGFALGFQQEYEKAFGACARATQIQPDDYNSWRCQAGALQQLQRYDAALEALNTAMGYNGKNPADWATKGELLFALQQYPEALSAFTEARKLRSSYGLPDSRVILNNQGLILLILAQPAEALLVLRQAIALDSNYATAWNNLGWALSDLGLYEESLEAYNQAIKINPNSANTWYNRGITLYQLQLDTEAKASFEQALRIDPNYQPALEAIEQLK; translated from the coding sequence TTGGCTCTAATAATAGTTAAAGCGATGAGCAGTAAGATATTTAGAAACGCTCTTTTGACTTTTGCCTTTTGCCTTTTGCCTAGGGGTTCAGCATTAGTGATTATCTTACCCCAAATCCCCCAAGCCTTCACGCCAAATCTTGCCCCAGTACAAAAGTACTATTTTTCCCGCAAAAATATTCAAGTTGTTAATTCCAGAGAATCTTTGTCCGGTGCTAGTTTGACTCTTCCCTACACCCTAGCTCAACCAACCAATTATGAACTTACCCCACCAGACATTGAAACCATCGCCACCACTGTCACGGTTAAACTCTTATCATCTACACCAGGATCAGGAGTAATTATCGCTAGACAAGGTAATACCTATTATGTGCTGACAGCTAGACACGTAGTAGAATCTATTTTACCAGGAGAGGAAATGGCAGTATTAACTCATGATGGTAAAGAGCATCAGGTTAATACTAACAACATCCAAAAACTCCCAGATTATCTAGATTTAGCACTGGTTGAGTTTAGCGCTGAAGAAGATTATCAGGTAGTTACTATCTCTTCTTATCAATATCCTCTCTACCAAACTCGGGATTATGAGCTGGGTTTTCAAGATAATGATCATAAACCTTATGTCTTCGTCGCAGGTTGGGCTTTTAATAACCCAAAATTAGTCTTTAATCCAGGTATCTTGTTTGATAATTCGGCTAGCGCTATCTCTAATCCAGATATTCTCAATCCCGAAAAGGTTACCCAGGATTTTCGCGGTTATGAACTAACCTATACTAATTTAACCTCCCCTGGTATGAGTGGAGGACCAGTTTTAGATAGCAATGGTCGTTTAATCGCTATTCATGGTAGAGCAGATGGTAAGGAAATAGACGAAAATGACCAAATTATTCGTGAATATCTCGTGGAAGCGGGTTTATCCTCTTTCAGAATCAAAGTCGGTTTGAGTGCGGGAATACCTGTACAAACTTTCCTGAATTGGGCAACTACACAACCGATTAAGGCTATGATTAAGATAGAGAATACTCCTCCACCTATTCTAGATAGTTCCCTAATTAATAACTCTTGGCAACCTAATCTAGAGGTAACTAGTCAGGATAATCCCCTTTATTGGTTGGAATTGGGTAATCAATATTGGCGTCTAAATAGATTCTCAGAGGCGATCGCCGCTTTTGACCAAGCTATTAAAATTAATAATCAATTATCCCTCTCCTGGTTTGCTAAAGGTTTTGCTTTGGGTTTTCAACAAGAATATGAAAAAGCTTTTGGCGCTTGTGCTAGAGCTACTCAGATACAACCAGATGATTATAACTCTTGGCGCTGTCAAGCTGGTGCTCTCCAACAATTACAAAGATACGATGCAGCCCTAGAAGCACTTAACACGGCTATGGGTTATAATGGTAAAAATCCTGCAGATTGGGCAACTAAAGGCGAGCTATTATTCGCTCTACAACAGTACCCTGAAGCTTTAAGTGCTTTTACTGAAGCCAGAAAACTACGCTCTAGCTATGGATTACCAGACTCTCGGGTTATACTTAATAACCAAGGATTGATTCTGCTAATCCTAGCTCAACCTGCAGAAGCTTTGCTAGTTTTGCGCCAAGCGATCGCTCTTGATTCTAATTATGCCACAGCTTGGAATAACCTAGGTTGGGCATTGAGTGATTTAGGTCTTTACGAAGAATCCCTAGAAGCCTATAATCAAGCTATCAAGATTAACCCTAATTCTGCCAATACTTGGTACAATCGCGGTATAACTCTTTATCAACTGCAATTAGATACAGAAGCTAAAGCTTCATTTGAACAAGCTTTAAGGATTGATCCTAATTATCAACCCGCTTTAGAGGCTATAGAACAACTTAAATGA
- a CDS encoding phycobiliprotein lyase, whose amino-acid sequence MTLLNQTAISNITQSLEFFRNSHGEWKSQRRYYTLTNEVDPEEVISFIQICFLESGSTELADLAKLHQIEDVNYFFGGAKVTWESNYINRVRKLSHGETIFGIRDNFLYRDRGFATPKPVKAQYKMLNSQTLYLKTEYNNSTFEEELKLIGKNYRTRQTIISRAGEEQMIGQYLEIRI is encoded by the coding sequence ATGACCCTCTTGAATCAAACTGCAATCTCTAATATTACTCAATCTCTAGAGTTCTTTCGTAATTCTCACGGTGAGTGGAAATCTCAACGACGTTACTACACTTTAACCAACGAAGTAGATCCAGAAGAGGTAATAAGTTTTATACAAATTTGTTTCCTAGAATCTGGTTCAACAGAATTAGCTGATTTAGCTAAGTTGCACCAAATCGAAGATGTAAACTATTTCTTTGGAGGAGCAAAAGTAACTTGGGAAAGCAATTATATCAATCGAGTTCGTAAACTATCCCATGGAGAAACTATATTTGGTATTAGGGATAATTTTCTGTATCGCGATCGCGGTTTTGCTACTCCTAAACCAGTCAAAGCTCAATATAAAATGCTCAATAGTCAAACTCTTTATTTAAAGACAGAGTATAATAACTCTACGTTTGAAGAAGAATTGAAGCTAATCGGTAAAAATTATCGTACTAGACAAACGATTATTTCTCGCGCAGGGGAAGAGCAAATGATTGGTCAATATCTAGAGATTAGGATTTAA
- the fldA gene encoding flavodoxin FldA — MAKIGLFFGTQTGNTQSIAELIQRELGGDSVVDLLDVSNIETDDFNHYEYLIIGCPTWNVGELQSDWEGLYDELDDLNFQGKKVAYFGAGDQVGYADNFQDAIGILEEKISSLGAKTVGYWSVDGYDFNESKALRDGKFVGLAIDEDNQPELTNSRIKTWVNQIRSEFGL, encoded by the coding sequence ATGGCAAAAATTGGCTTATTTTTCGGTACTCAAACGGGAAATACTCAAAGTATCGCTGAATTGATTCAACGGGAATTAGGAGGAGATAGCGTAGTTGATTTACTCGATGTCTCTAATATAGAGACAGATGATTTTAATCACTACGAATATCTGATTATTGGTTGTCCTACTTGGAACGTTGGTGAGTTACAAAGCGATTGGGAAGGTCTCTACGATGAGTTAGATGATCTCAATTTTCAAGGGAAAAAAGTAGCCTATTTTGGTGCAGGTGATCAAGTGGGTTATGCTGATAATTTCCAAGATGCGATCGGTATTTTAGAGGAAAAAATCTCTTCTCTAGGTGCTAAAACCGTTGGTTATTGGTCCGTAGATGGCTATGATTTTAATGAGTCAAAAGCTTTACGTGATGGTAAGTTTGTTGGTTTGGCGATCGATGAGGATAATCAACCTGAGTTGACTAATAGTCGCATTAAAACTTGGGTAAATCAAATACGTAGCGAGTTTGGACTATAA
- a CDS encoding alpha/beta hydrolase: MLIDSLWLNVSPSLNELDTPLLDCLAKKFNVAQWQYIQELDQPNSLCIAMCLLDSYLDKLNYPVNLLGHGVSGLLALLYARRYPEKVRSLTLLSVGVYPAVDWQAHYYFKLQMLPCSRQTILKMMVQNLFNYSGNLNRKFTRLLDQDLQTSLSCHNLYQQLKVFPGGVSVPMLICGSANDIVIDLNSYQGWQTWLKPGDRLWLSPLGRYFFHYFYPQAVSETILDYWQSLTPEANKMLI; this comes from the coding sequence ATGTTAATTGATAGTTTGTGGTTAAATGTTAGTCCTAGTTTAAATGAGTTAGATACTCCTTTACTTGATTGTTTGGCTAAAAAGTTTAATGTTGCTCAATGGCAATATATCCAGGAATTGGATCAGCCTAATTCTCTTTGTATCGCTATGTGTCTATTAGATAGTTATCTCGATAAGTTAAATTATCCCGTAAATCTGTTAGGACATGGTGTTAGTGGTTTATTAGCCTTATTATACGCTCGTCGTTATCCTGAAAAGGTACGTTCTCTAACTTTATTATCCGTTGGTGTCTATCCTGCGGTTGATTGGCAAGCTCATTATTATTTTAAACTGCAAATGTTGCCTTGTTCTCGACAGACTATCCTGAAAATGATGGTGCAGAATCTTTTTAATTATTCTGGTAACTTGAATAGAAAGTTTACTAGATTGTTGGATCAAGATTTACAGACTTCTTTATCTTGCCATAATCTCTATCAACAGTTAAAAGTCTTTCCAGGGGGTGTGTCTGTACCTATGTTAATCTGTGGTAGCGCTAATGATATTGTTATTGATCTAAATTCTTATCAAGGTTGGCAAACTTGGTTAAAACCAGGCGATCGCTTGTGGTTATCTCCCTTGGGACGTTATTTTTTCCACTATTTCTATCCCCAAGCTGTTAGTGAAACTATTCTAGATTATTGGCAATCTTTGACACCTGAAGCTAATAAAATGTTAATCTAA